In Synechococcus sp. KORDI-100, a single window of DNA contains:
- the pdhA gene encoding pyruvate dehydrogenase (acetyl-transferring) E1 component subunit alpha produces MGQDLAVETAPHGTAAAGGAHGERLSSLITAQRATVDRDTGLALYRDMTLGRRFEDKCAEMYYRGKMFGFVHLYNGQEAVSTGVIGAMKRQHDWFCSTYRDHVHALSAGVPAREVMSELFGKATGCSKGRGGSMHLFSKEHHLLGGFAFIAEGIPVALGSAFTSRYKRDALGDSSSDAVTAAFFGDGTCNNGQFFECLNMAQLWKLPIVFVVENNKWAIGMAHDRATSDPEIWRKAASFGMAGEEVDGMDVLAVRAAAERALERARAGEGPTLLECLTYRFRGHSLADPDELRSEQEKQFWAQRDPLKAFENDLVSAGMVSADELRAIEKEIDQVVEDCVEFALAAPEPEAEELTSYIWAED; encoded by the coding sequence ATGGGCCAGGACCTAGCTGTCGAGACTGCACCCCATGGCACTGCCGCGGCTGGCGGAGCCCATGGCGAAAGGCTCTCGTCTCTTATCACGGCTCAACGAGCAACCGTGGATCGCGATACCGGCCTGGCTCTTTACCGCGACATGACCCTCGGTCGACGCTTTGAAGACAAATGCGCCGAGATGTACTACCGCGGCAAGATGTTTGGCTTCGTGCACCTTTACAACGGTCAGGAAGCCGTCAGCACCGGGGTGATCGGTGCGATGAAACGCCAGCACGACTGGTTCTGCAGCACGTACAGAGACCATGTCCATGCCCTGAGCGCCGGCGTTCCCGCCCGCGAAGTCATGAGTGAGCTGTTCGGCAAGGCGACCGGATGCAGCAAGGGCCGGGGTGGCTCAATGCACCTGTTCTCGAAGGAGCACCATCTCCTCGGTGGTTTCGCCTTCATCGCCGAAGGAATTCCAGTGGCACTCGGGTCCGCATTCACCAGCCGCTACAAACGCGATGCCCTGGGGGATTCATCAAGCGACGCAGTGACAGCAGCCTTTTTCGGAGACGGCACCTGCAACAACGGTCAGTTCTTCGAATGCCTGAACATGGCGCAACTCTGGAAGTTGCCCATCGTTTTCGTGGTGGAAAACAACAAGTGGGCCATCGGCATGGCGCATGATCGAGCCACAAGTGATCCGGAAATCTGGAGAAAGGCCGCCAGCTTCGGCATGGCGGGGGAAGAAGTTGATGGAATGGACGTTCTGGCCGTTCGCGCCGCCGCTGAACGGGCTCTGGAGAGAGCCAGGGCTGGAGAGGGTCCAACATTGCTGGAGTGCCTGACCTATCGCTTCAGGGGCCACTCGCTGGCGGATCCGGATGAACTGCGATCCGAGCAGGAAAAACAGTTCTGGGCCCAGAGAGATCCGTTGAAGGCCTTCGAGAACGATCTCGTTTCGGCAGGAATGGTGAGCGCAGATGAACTCCGCGCGATCGAGAAGGAGATCGATCAAGTGGTTGAAGATTGCGTTGAATTTGCTCTTGCGGCACCCGAGCCGGAAGCCGAAGAACTCACGAGCTACATCTGGGCCGAAGACTGA
- a CDS encoding RpoD/SigA family RNA polymerase sigma factor, translating to MVSTASKPLDTQRRRSSDPVSWYLATIGRIPLLTPAEEIELGNQVQTMMQLTEDGSRDFDESQLTTQQRRSIRIGRRAKERMMKANLRLVVSVAKKYQGKGLELLDLIQEGSLGLERAVEKFDPTRGYKFSTYAFWWIRQSMTRAIACQSRTIRLPVHLSERLTTIRKVSLDLAHKLGAMPSRVEIAEAMDIPLDELDSLLRQALTTSSLDAPVNGEEGRSFLGDLIADSSLEEPLDMVEQRIHHEQLGRWLSHLSEQEQHVLRLRFGLEGNERHTLAEIGRLMEVSRERVRQVELKALRKLRNLTRRLPGGI from the coding sequence ATGGTTTCCACCGCCTCCAAGCCACTGGATACGCAGCGTCGCCGAAGTAGCGACCCCGTGAGTTGGTACCTGGCCACCATCGGGCGGATTCCTCTTCTCACGCCTGCTGAAGAGATCGAGCTGGGCAATCAGGTTCAGACGATGATGCAGCTCACGGAGGATGGCTCCCGTGATTTTGATGAATCCCAGCTGACCACACAGCAGCGCCGTTCAATTCGGATCGGTCGCCGAGCGAAGGAACGGATGATGAAGGCCAATCTTCGCTTGGTTGTGAGTGTGGCGAAGAAGTACCAGGGAAAAGGTCTTGAACTGCTCGATCTGATTCAGGAAGGCTCTCTGGGTCTTGAACGTGCGGTCGAGAAATTTGATCCCACCCGTGGCTACAAGTTCTCGACCTATGCCTTCTGGTGGATCCGCCAGAGCATGACTAGGGCGATCGCCTGTCAATCCAGAACGATTCGCCTGCCCGTTCATCTGAGTGAGCGGCTTACAACGATTCGCAAGGTCAGTCTCGACTTGGCCCACAAACTCGGAGCCATGCCAAGCCGGGTTGAAATCGCCGAAGCGATGGACATCCCCCTCGATGAACTCGATTCTCTGCTGCGGCAGGCGCTCACCACCAGCAGCCTTGATGCTCCCGTCAACGGCGAGGAGGGACGCAGCTTCCTGGGCGACTTGATAGCCGACTCGTCCCTGGAAGAGCCGCTCGACATGGTCGAGCAGCGGATTCATCATGAGCAGTTGGGTCGCTGGTTGAGTCACCTCAGCGAGCAGGAGCAGCATGTTCTGCGGTTGCGTTTTGGGCTTGAGGGCAATGAACGCCACACACTTGCCGAAATCGGCCGGCTGATGGAAGTGTCTCGGGAGCGCGTCCGCCAGGTGGAGCTCAAGGCTCTCCGCAAGCTGCGCAATCTCACAAGGCGTCTGCCTGGAGGCATCTGA
- the mnmA gene encoding tRNA 2-thiouridine(34) synthase MnmA, with the protein MTTAPSITPAGRAALERLQTLPGEHRVAVGLSGGVDSSLTAALLVESGWQVEGLTLWLMSGKGACCAEGLVDAAGICDQLGIPHHVVDSRDTFQEEIVQRLVEGYSNGITPLPCSQCNRSVKFGPMLRWAEQERGIARIATGHYARIRHGRGVGRHQLLRGLDHQKDQSYFLYDLSQEALSRVVFPLGELTKPDTRREAARHGLRTADKPESQDLCLADHHGSMRAFLDAYLPPRTGQIVLNDGTVLGEHDGIEHFTIGQRRGLGVSWSEPLHVVRLDAAMNRVVVAPRAEAGCHCCSVGAVNWISIEPPSDSISVEVQIRYRSAPVVAQLTPAEPNDNDRQRSRPHRCRLEFAEEQFSITPGQAAVFYDGETVLGGGLISVD; encoded by the coding sequence ATGACCACCGCCCCCTCCATCACGCCTGCAGGTCGGGCTGCGCTGGAGCGTCTCCAGACGTTGCCGGGCGAGCACCGCGTCGCCGTCGGCCTCTCCGGCGGCGTGGACAGCTCACTGACGGCAGCCCTGCTGGTGGAGAGCGGCTGGCAGGTGGAAGGGCTGACGCTCTGGCTGATGAGCGGCAAAGGGGCCTGCTGCGCCGAAGGGCTTGTGGATGCTGCCGGTATCTGCGATCAGCTGGGCATCCCCCATCACGTCGTCGATTCCCGCGACACCTTTCAAGAGGAGATCGTGCAGCGACTGGTGGAGGGCTACAGCAACGGCATCACCCCCTTGCCCTGTTCCCAGTGCAACCGTTCGGTGAAGTTCGGGCCAATGCTCAGATGGGCTGAACAGGAACGCGGCATCGCGCGCATCGCCACCGGTCACTATGCGCGCATCCGCCACGGCCGCGGCGTTGGTCGTCATCAACTGCTGCGCGGTCTGGATCACCAGAAAGATCAGAGTTATTTCCTTTACGACTTATCCCAGGAGGCACTGAGCAGAGTTGTGTTTCCCCTTGGAGAACTCACCAAACCGGATACCCGGCGGGAAGCCGCTCGCCATGGTCTGCGCACAGCGGACAAACCGGAAAGCCAGGATCTCTGCCTGGCGGATCACCACGGATCGATGCGGGCCTTCCTCGATGCTTATCTGCCCCCACGCACCGGTCAGATCGTGCTTAACGACGGCACGGTTCTCGGCGAACACGACGGGATTGAACACTTCACCATCGGCCAGCGGCGCGGACTCGGTGTCTCCTGGAGTGAGCCTTTGCATGTTGTACGCCTCGACGCAGCGATGAATCGGGTTGTCGTCGCCCCGCGGGCCGAGGCTGGCTGCCATTGCTGCAGCGTGGGAGCCGTGAATTGGATCTCCATCGAACCACCATCGGATTCCATCAGCGTGGAGGTGCAGATTCGCTATCGCAGTGCACCGGTCGTCGCCCAGCTGACGCCAGCTGAGCCGAACGACAACGATCGCCAGAGATCACGTCCCCATCGTTGTCGACTGGAGTTCGCCGAGGAGCAGTTCTCGATCACGCCCGGGCAAGCAGCGGTTTTCTACGACGGTGAAACCGTTCTCGGCGGTGGACTGATCAGCGTGGACTGA
- a CDS encoding apolipoprotein N-acyltransferase, with product MGDHRSASLGLAVGGGVLAGLSPAWAGPLTLIPALALLWGIADRPRYAAIWGLLAVLLSHRWLLALHPLTWMGVPALLSLPIAGAIWLVCGLAAAVLLAVWASAARWVLTSQPGSREELSPMSVLILALIWGLIEVGLAGGPLFWIGISGSILPIDPALAGLSCWVGGSGLAALLLISGWGLHQLARQRFALRLVLIWLMALFLAHLLGAAALSRPPVSQGELSLAGWQPVIPTREKFSTAQQRRLPEALRRALDTARALDATALVAPEGTLPSGWTVASQAQDVPLLAGGFRRQDGQLRSSLLLVEPDDDRPVPLLDKHRLVPLGEALPPLPPRLAGGLSAVGGLMPGQASRLQTGFSVPAAVAICYEISDGRSLAKAVAEGGQWMLSIANLDPYPVLLQRQFLAMAQLRAIEVGRDLFSVANTGPTVVVHPDGRVDQLLPSGEEGVAAADIQTRQGLTGYARWLDLPMQLLLGISLFQGVLSRRSG from the coding sequence ATGGGCGATCACCGATCTGCCTCGCTCGGCTTGGCCGTCGGAGGTGGAGTGCTGGCAGGACTCTCTCCGGCATGGGCTGGACCGTTGACTCTGATCCCTGCTCTGGCCCTGCTCTGGGGCATTGCCGATCGACCTCGTTATGCAGCGATCTGGGGGCTGCTGGCTGTGCTCCTGAGCCACCGTTGGCTCCTGGCGCTGCACCCTCTCACCTGGATGGGCGTGCCTGCTCTGCTCAGCCTTCCGATCGCAGGGGCGATTTGGCTGGTCTGTGGATTGGCGGCTGCGGTTCTACTGGCCGTCTGGGCAAGCGCCGCTCGCTGGGTTTTGACGTCTCAACCCGGCAGCAGAGAAGAGCTGTCACCGATGTCAGTGCTGATTCTGGCGTTGATCTGGGGACTCATCGAAGTGGGCCTTGCCGGTGGCCCCCTCTTCTGGATCGGGATCAGCGGCAGCATCCTGCCGATTGATCCGGCGTTGGCCGGCCTCAGTTGCTGGGTGGGCGGCAGTGGGTTGGCGGCGCTGCTGCTGATCTCTGGCTGGGGACTGCATCAGTTGGCCCGGCAGCGGTTTGCCCTGCGTCTGGTCCTGATCTGGTTGATGGCGTTGTTCCTCGCCCATCTTCTCGGCGCTGCAGCGCTCTCCCGTCCTCCGGTATCCCAAGGCGAGCTGTCGCTGGCCGGTTGGCAGCCTGTGATTCCAACGAGAGAGAAGTTCAGCACGGCCCAGCAACGTCGCCTGCCAGAGGCCCTGCGGCGGGCTCTCGACACAGCGAGAGCGTTGGATGCGACGGCGTTGGTTGCTCCTGAAGGCACTCTGCCGTCGGGTTGGACTGTTGCTTCCCAGGCGCAGGATGTACCGCTGTTGGCAGGTGGATTCCGTCGCCAGGATGGCCAGCTGCGCAGCAGTCTTCTTCTGGTCGAGCCCGATGACGATCGCCCTGTGCCCCTGCTCGACAAACACAGACTCGTTCCTCTGGGAGAGGCTCTTCCCCCCTTGCCGCCAAGGTTGGCCGGGGGGCTTTCCGCTGTCGGCGGATTGATGCCCGGACAGGCATCACGCCTGCAGACAGGCTTTTCCGTTCCTGCTGCGGTGGCGATCTGCTACGAGATCAGCGATGGCCGATCCCTGGCCAAGGCCGTGGCTGAGGGCGGTCAATGGATGCTGTCCATCGCCAACCTTGATCCGTATCCAGTCCTGCTTCAACGCCAGTTTCTGGCCATGGCACAGCTGAGGGCGATTGAGGTTGGACGGGATCTGTTCAGTGTGGCCAATACTGGCCCAACGGTTGTTGTGCATCCCGATGGCCGCGTTGATCAGCTGTTGCCTTCCGGAGAGGAAGGCGTTGCGGCGGCCGACATCCAAACGCGGCAGGGGCTGACGGGCTACGCCCGCTGGTTGGACCTGCCCATGCAACTGCTGCTTGGCATAAGCCTGTTTCAAGGGGTTCTCAGCCGCCGGTCAGGCTGA
- a CDS encoding phasin family protein, protein MDAGNPLQQLLLRGLGTTTLVAERLRGVSQQWVSSGRLDPNQASALVEDVLKALRGETPELEEQMERNLERNRDHFLQDLGVASQKEVDELRGRIDRLEQQLRKSESREI, encoded by the coding sequence ATGGACGCCGGCAATCCCCTTCAGCAACTGCTGCTCCGCGGCCTTGGGACCACCACCCTGGTCGCGGAGCGCCTCAGAGGTGTCTCGCAGCAATGGGTCAGCAGCGGCCGTCTGGATCCAAATCAGGCCTCGGCCCTGGTTGAAGACGTCCTCAAAGCCCTGCGCGGGGAAACACCTGAGCTTGAAGAGCAGATGGAGCGGAATCTCGAGCGGAACCGCGACCACTTTCTTCAGGACCTGGGAGTGGCCAGTCAGAAAGAGGTTGATGAACTGCGTGGTCGCATCGATCGTCTCGAGCAGCAGCTCAGGAAGTCAGAATCACGGGAGATCTGA
- a CDS encoding FKBP-type peptidyl-prolyl cis-trans isomerase, with protein MRDILISSTVCVLCLLLALVSQLISPSTVIASTTTAPVPAAVVQSEPRQQAGRIELDPDDPNPTLFAMAPNDTTADASALGGPLETPDTTLTASGLSITELELGDGAVAGPGQTVVVNYRGTLENGKEFDSSYGRGPFSFPLGAGRVIKGWDEGVAGMKVGGKRRLVIPPDLAYGTRGAGGVIPPNATLIFEVELLDIRQ; from the coding sequence GTGCGAGACATCCTGATCAGCTCAACCGTCTGCGTTCTCTGCCTGCTGCTGGCGCTGGTGAGCCAGTTGATCTCGCCTTCCACCGTGATCGCCTCCACCACAACAGCTCCGGTTCCGGCAGCCGTGGTCCAATCGGAGCCTCGTCAGCAAGCCGGCCGGATCGAACTGGATCCCGATGACCCCAACCCCACCCTGTTCGCCATGGCTCCCAACGACACAACCGCTGATGCATCCGCCCTTGGAGGCCCTCTCGAGACTCCCGACACAACCCTGACGGCCAGTGGGCTCAGCATCACCGAGTTGGAGCTCGGTGATGGTGCTGTTGCTGGTCCAGGCCAGACCGTGGTGGTCAACTACCGCGGAACGCTGGAAAATGGCAAGGAATTCGACAGCAGCTACGGCCGCGGGCCCTTCAGCTTCCCGCTGGGTGCTGGACGGGTGATCAAAGGCTGGGATGAGGGCGTGGCCGGAATGAAGGTTGGAGGAAAACGCCGACTGGTGATCCCTCCCGACCTGGCCTACGGCACCCGTGGCGCCGGTGGAGTGATTCCTCCAAACGCCACTCTCATTTTTGAGGTGGAACTTCTCGACATCCGTCAATGA
- the sodN gene encoding superoxide dismutase, Ni, whose product MLRSALSAIVRVLPASVAHAHCDGPCGVYDPASARVAAEAVLSMTKKLKFLEAPANGDAAAMAAYNNTFSRYVAIKEDQAKETKKELLILWTDYFKPDHLATFPDLHDTIWKATKLCSACKVHIDQGKAEELMAAVEKIHNMFWQSKGRSDAWVTAS is encoded by the coding sequence ATGCTGCGCTCGGCCCTTTCCGCCATCGTCCGCGTCCTCCCCGCCTCCGTCGCTCATGCCCATTGCGACGGACCATGCGGCGTCTACGACCCAGCCTCCGCCCGTGTGGCCGCCGAGGCTGTTCTGTCGATGACCAAGAAGCTCAAATTCCTTGAAGCCCCTGCCAATGGCGATGCTGCTGCCATGGCTGCCTACAACAACACCTTCTCCCGTTACGTCGCGATCAAGGAGGATCAGGCCAAGGAAACGAAGAAGGAACTTCTGATCCTGTGGACGGACTATTTCAAGCCCGATCATCTCGCGACCTTCCCCGACCTGCACGACACCATCTGGAAAGCCACCAAGCTCTGCAGTGCCTGCAAGGTCCATATCGACCAGGGCAAGGCTGAGGAACTGATGGCTGCCGTGGAGAAGATCCACAACATGTTCTGGCAATCCAAGGGACGGAGCGACGCCTGGGTCACTGCCTCCTGA
- the sodX gene encoding nickel-type superoxide dismutase maturation protease, with protein sequence MPPAINLRELLLLAVRRRRHLRVDGFSMAPTLIPGDRVLISPSSADDPLPIIDSIVVAWHPDRTGTRVIKRLTGFSQGRLLLHGDNPAESSDSRQFGPLERRHLIGVVTSVVHRD encoded by the coding sequence GTGCCCCCTGCCATCAACCTCAGGGAACTGCTGCTGCTCGCCGTTCGTCGCCGTCGACACCTGCGTGTCGACGGCTTTTCAATGGCTCCGACATTGATCCCCGGCGATCGGGTCCTGATCAGTCCGTCGTCGGCCGATGACCCTTTGCCGATCATTGATTCCATCGTGGTGGCCTGGCATCCAGACAGAACCGGCACCAGAGTGATCAAGCGGTTGACTGGCTTCAGCCAGGGACGCCTGCTGCTGCACGGAGACAATCCTGCAGAAAGCAGCGACAGTCGGCAGTTCGGTCCGCTGGAACGTCGTCATCTGATCGGCGTCGTCACATCGGTTGTTCATCGCGATTGA
- a CDS encoding hydantoin utilization protein A: protein MLISLLTGFAAGALHVVGGADHLVAMAPLSLNRPMQALRSGLAWGVGHAAGVVLLALMALLIKDLAHLEAMSAWAEWFVGVSLLVVGTLAIRTAFGLELHTHEHRHDGERQHRHLHLHVRGQSNHRRHAHAASGLGLLHGLAGASHVLAVIPALALPPLGALIYLLAYLGGSIAAMLLVATALSLLTLRTGARCLPVLVGVTGGLSILTGMIWLQKTSAAVF from the coding sequence ATGCTGATCAGTCTGTTGACGGGGTTCGCCGCCGGAGCGCTGCATGTTGTCGGCGGAGCCGATCATCTGGTGGCCATGGCCCCCTTGTCGCTCAACCGTCCGATGCAGGCCCTGCGATCGGGTTTGGCCTGGGGGGTTGGTCATGCTGCGGGAGTGGTGCTGCTGGCCCTGATGGCTCTGCTGATCAAGGATCTGGCCCATCTGGAGGCCATGTCTGCCTGGGCTGAATGGTTTGTGGGCGTGTCCTTGCTGGTGGTCGGCACCCTGGCCATACGCACAGCCTTCGGACTGGAGTTGCATACCCATGAGCATCGTCATGACGGCGAACGGCAACACCGCCATCTCCACCTGCACGTCCGCGGACAGAGCAATCACCGCCGCCATGCCCACGCCGCTTCTGGCCTGGGACTCCTGCATGGTCTGGCCGGCGCCAGTCATGTTCTGGCTGTGATTCCCGCTTTGGCGCTCCCCCCACTGGGAGCTCTGATCTATCTGCTCGCCTATCTCGGCGGCTCGATCGCAGCCATGCTGCTGGTGGCGACTGCATTGTCACTGTTGACCCTGCGCACCGGTGCCCGTTGTCTCCCGGTTCTGGTGGGCGTCACGGGGGGGCTGTCCATCCTGACGGGGATGATCTGGTTGCAGAAGACCTCAGCGGCAGTGTTCTGA
- the trpC gene encoding indole-3-glycerol phosphate synthase TrpC, whose translation MEIRRRPPNPKVRVAHLEYAVPHDDEKPRHILEEIIWEKDREIDVARQKVPLETLRSQIQDLPPTRDFIAALRSVTTPPAVIAEVKKASPSKGVIREDFDPVAIARAYASGGASCLSVLTDRTFFQGGFEVLVDVRQAVDIPLLCKEFILSPYQLYQARAAGADAVLLIAAILSDQDLDYLRKAAKALTLDVLVEVHDEQELERVLNLGGFPLIGINNRDLASFETDLATTERLMQRFGQQLRQSDCLLVSESGLFTRHDLDRVQSAGASAVLVGEALMRQPDVEAGLRSLING comes from the coding sequence ATGGAGATCCGTCGCCGCCCCCCCAACCCCAAGGTGCGTGTTGCACACCTGGAGTACGCCGTCCCCCATGACGACGAGAAGCCACGGCACATCCTGGAGGAAATCATTTGGGAGAAGGATCGTGAAATCGATGTGGCGCGTCAGAAGGTACCTCTTGAGACGCTGAGATCACAGATTCAGGATCTGCCTCCAACCCGAGATTTCATTGCAGCACTCCGGTCGGTGACGACCCCACCGGCCGTGATCGCTGAGGTCAAGAAAGCCAGCCCCAGCAAGGGCGTGATCCGAGAGGACTTCGATCCGGTTGCGATTGCACGCGCCTATGCCAGCGGTGGAGCCAGCTGTTTATCGGTGCTGACCGACAGAACCTTTTTCCAGGGAGGTTTCGAGGTTCTGGTGGATGTACGACAGGCCGTCGACATCCCCTTGCTCTGTAAGGAGTTCATCCTCAGTCCTTATCAGCTCTATCAGGCCCGGGCAGCTGGCGCCGACGCCGTTTTGCTGATCGCCGCGATTCTCTCGGACCAGGATCTGGACTACCTGCGGAAAGCAGCGAAAGCACTCACCCTTGATGTGCTGGTGGAGGTGCATGACGAGCAGGAGCTGGAGCGCGTGCTGAACCTGGGTGGATTCCCCCTGATCGGGATCAACAACCGTGATCTCGCCAGCTTTGAGACCGACCTCGCCACCACGGAACGGTTGATGCAGCGTTTCGGACAGCAGCTCAGGCAGTCCGACTGTCTTCTGGTGAGCGAATCCGGCCTGTTCACGCGCCATGATCTGGATCGTGTTCAGTCGGCAGGAGCCAGCGCGGTGCTTGTGGGAGAAGCGCTGATGCGACAGCCGGATGTTGAGGCGGGGCTGCGATCACTGATCAACGGATGA
- the lpdA gene encoding dihydrolipoyl dehydrogenase translates to MSDASFDFDVIIIGAGYGGFDAAKHAAEHGLKTAIIESRDMGGTCVNRGCVPSKALLAASGKVRELADDKHLASFGIHAAPVRFERQKIADHANQLVQAIRTNLTKTLERSGVTILRGLGRLEGEQKVGLREPNGVDRVLTAKDVILATGSDPFVPPGIETDGRTVFTSDEAINLEWLPRWIAIVGSGYIGLEFADVYTALGCEVTMIEALDRVMPTFDPDIAKIAGRNLIDSRDIDARSGVLARKVTPGCPVQIELADFNSRELVETLEVDAVLVATGRVPSSRGLNLESLQVETNRGFIPIDDAMRVLVNGQPVPHLWAVGDVTGKLMLAHTAAAQGTVAIDNILGLDRQIDYRSIPAATFTHPEISSVGLTEVDAKQMAEQEGFQLGAVRSYFKANSKALAELESDGLMKLLFNKSSGEVLGAHIYGLHAADLIQEVANAVARRQSVRQLSTEVHTHPTLSEVVEVAYKQAAGQLVG, encoded by the coding sequence GTGAGCGACGCCAGTTTCGATTTCGACGTCATCATCATTGGTGCCGGTTATGGCGGTTTTGACGCAGCGAAACACGCAGCCGAGCACGGTTTGAAGACGGCGATCATCGAATCGCGCGACATGGGCGGAACCTGTGTGAACCGGGGCTGCGTCCCCTCCAAGGCACTGCTGGCAGCCAGCGGCAAGGTTCGTGAACTGGCCGACGACAAGCATCTCGCCAGTTTTGGCATTCATGCCGCGCCGGTGCGCTTCGAACGGCAGAAAATCGCTGACCATGCCAACCAGCTCGTGCAGGCGATTCGAACGAATCTCACGAAGACCCTCGAACGGTCCGGTGTCACGATCCTGCGTGGCCTCGGTCGCCTGGAGGGCGAGCAAAAGGTGGGCCTGCGCGAGCCCAACGGTGTGGACCGGGTGCTGACTGCGAAGGATGTGATTCTCGCCACAGGGTCCGACCCTTTCGTCCCTCCCGGCATCGAGACGGATGGCCGCACGGTGTTCACCAGTGATGAAGCCATCAATCTGGAGTGGCTACCTCGCTGGATCGCGATCGTCGGCAGTGGCTACATCGGCCTGGAGTTCGCCGACGTCTACACAGCGCTCGGCTGCGAAGTGACGATGATCGAAGCCCTGGATCGGGTGATGCCGACCTTCGACCCTGACATCGCCAAGATTGCCGGGAGAAACCTGATTGACAGTCGCGACATCGATGCCAGATCCGGTGTGCTGGCCCGCAAGGTCACCCCAGGTTGTCCGGTTCAGATCGAGCTGGCCGATTTCAACTCGCGTGAGTTGGTGGAGACCCTGGAGGTGGATGCCGTTCTTGTTGCCACGGGTCGCGTTCCGAGCAGCAGGGGTCTGAACCTGGAATCGCTTCAAGTCGAGACCAACCGTGGATTCATCCCGATCGACGACGCAATGCGTGTCCTGGTGAACGGTCAGCCTGTGCCCCATCTCTGGGCCGTTGGCGACGTGACCGGAAAACTGATGCTGGCCCACACCGCGGCGGCTCAGGGCACCGTGGCGATTGACAACATTCTTGGACTCGACCGGCAGATTGATTACCGCAGCATTCCCGCCGCAACCTTCACCCATCCAGAGATCAGCTCGGTGGGGCTCACGGAAGTTGATGCCAAGCAGATGGCCGAACAGGAGGGTTTTCAGCTGGGTGCTGTCCGCAGCTATTTCAAGGCCAATTCCAAAGCACTTGCCGAACTCGAAAGCGATGGTCTGATGAAACTTCTGTTCAACAAATCGTCGGGTGAAGTGCTTGGAGCCCACATCTATGGCCTGCATGCCGCCGATTTGATCCAGGAGGTGGCCAATGCCGTGGCACGTCGCCAGAGCGTGCGCCAGTTATCCACGGAAGTGCACACCCACCCCACCCTCAGTGAAGTCGTTGAGGTTGCTTACAAGCAGGCCGCTGGCCAGCTCGTCGGCTGA
- a CDS encoding RNA methyltransferase, with product MVSPVITSRRNPLVRRLRALTRREGRDLEQILLLEGTHLLEEALQTEPPKLSLIATEPWIERHPALLSRLPNGTSIQPVSQEVLSAALSTVSPDGVASLLPLSQLPAAPSEPNFLLVLDRLQDPGNLGTLLRTALAAEVETVWLGSGADPLSPKALRSSAGALLHLPHTRLGPDEDRALNQLEANLQQLRERGLQVVATLVPEAGDAQRAIPYWELDWERPTALVLGNEGQGLHQRLRACCTHSVTLPHSERVESLNVAAAAVPLLLERRRARMTVSTQQSV from the coding sequence TTGGTTTCACCCGTCATCACGAGTCGGAGGAATCCTCTGGTCAGACGACTGCGGGCTCTCACCCGACGTGAGGGTCGTGATCTGGAGCAGATTCTGCTGCTCGAGGGAACCCATCTGCTTGAGGAGGCACTGCAGACAGAACCGCCAAAGCTTTCGCTGATTGCGACCGAACCGTGGATTGAACGGCATCCTGCCCTGTTGTCCAGGTTGCCGAACGGAACAAGCATTCAACCGGTCTCTCAGGAGGTGCTCAGCGCGGCGCTCAGCACAGTCAGCCCTGATGGCGTGGCGAGCCTTTTGCCGCTGTCCCAGTTGCCTGCTGCCCCCTCTGAACCTAACTTTCTTCTTGTCCTGGATCGGCTGCAGGATCCTGGAAACCTCGGAACGCTGTTGCGCACGGCCCTCGCCGCTGAGGTTGAGACGGTCTGGCTCGGATCGGGCGCTGATCCGCTCAGCCCGAAGGCGTTGCGTTCCTCGGCGGGGGCCCTGTTGCACCTGCCCCACACGCGGCTCGGTCCAGATGAAGACAGAGCACTGAATCAGCTTGAAGCCAACCTCCAACAGCTGCGGGAACGCGGTCTTCAGGTGGTCGCAACGCTCGTTCCGGAGGCCGGCGACGCCCAGCGGGCCATTCCCTACTGGGAGCTGGACTGGGAACGTCCGACAGCGCTTGTTCTCGGGAATGAGGGACAAGGGCTGCACCAGCGGTTGCGGGCCTGCTGCACCCATTCCGTGACCCTCCCTCACAGCGAACGGGTGGAGTCATTGAATGTTGCCGCCGCCGCCGTTCCACTCCTGCTGGAGCGACGAAGGGCGAGAATGACTGTCTCAACGCAGCAGTCGGTGTGA